The following proteins are encoded in a genomic region of Gimesia algae:
- a CDS encoding coiled-coil domain-containing protein: protein MSFLKLSSASALAALVLVGCETNSESIEQARKNVDEARMEGQEQIAQAEQEATAEMHETRRVGTENIREEMQDVQEARQERESSAEVSEEMRDVNEAQRELNESLAQAKKANAEDVAEAKKEAEERVTEARNRLAETKVEALKNAQENVMEAEKALKEEQAEVTEAEATLAAAKKKLSETSEADKEDAQEAVKDAEESLAAEKKDIAESEQNLQKAKQELDKVKTLINK from the coding sequence ATGTCATTTTTGAAACTAAGTTCTGCATCGGCACTGGCTGCTCTGGTTCTCGTCGGTTGTGAGACCAATTCGGAGTCCATTGAGCAGGCCCGCAAGAATGTGGACGAAGCCAGGATGGAAGGTCAGGAGCAGATCGCTCAGGCCGAACAGGAAGCAACTGCTGAGATGCACGAAACCAGGCGTGTCGGCACCGAAAACATTCGAGAAGAAATGCAAGACGTTCAGGAAGCCCGTCAGGAACGTGAATCATCGGCTGAAGTCAGTGAAGAAATGCGCGATGTGAATGAAGCACAGCGTGAGCTGAACGAGTCACTTGCTCAGGCCAAAAAAGCCAATGCAGAAGATGTTGCGGAAGCAAAAAAAGAGGCTGAAGAACGTGTGACGGAAGCGCGAAACCGATTAGCCGAAACGAAAGTGGAAGCTCTGAAGAACGCTCAGGAAAACGTGATGGAAGCCGAAAAAGCTTTGAAAGAAGAACAGGCTGAAGTCACCGAAGCGGAAGCGACTCTCGCTGCTGCGAAAAAGAAGCTGAGTGAAACCAGTGAAGCCGACAAAGAAGATGCTCAGGAAGCAGTGAAAGACGCAGAAGAATCACTGGCTGCTGAGAAAAAAGATATCGCTGAATCAGAACAGAACCTGCAGAAAGCAAAGCAGGAACTTGATAAAGTGAAAACGCTGATCAACAAATAA
- a CDS encoding EDR1-related protein, which translates to MRRTQFASLLILLVLILFASRVGAQTTLIPFGKESTWRYQDDGQPLLPHWIEPKFDDSKWKSGTAPLGYGESDISTTLNFGSDPQKKTITACFRHSFDITDASQLKQLVFMIRSDDGCVVYLNGKEVIRHNLPQGQITADTRALKRSDGLEERLYQYFKIDAAHLVSGANVIAIEVHQVDSRSSDLFLDLALRGYPDDDSLRPKMREQARQATVDYHSTHFVGPKIKIRDGYVDGGRGMKLDEKGQAFSRRELIIVDRQRDAALKQHLDFAHSEELKALVPLKRATRLAKYVDQNMSLDKNNRWSTPAVVLLTREYANEGVMLGDVTRLCGAGVCRHRALLFKLLADEAELDVALVRGNYGDASRVGGHAWNELYLPDGRRFIIDTMQRRIVNLGSDGGQTSSRYLTVKNKPWYPKSKPAEAEQPQNSAN; encoded by the coding sequence ATGCGTCGAACCCAATTCGCCAGTCTTCTCATCCTGCTTGTTTTAATACTGTTCGCATCCCGGGTCGGGGCACAAACAACCCTGATTCCATTTGGTAAGGAAAGCACATGGCGATACCAGGATGACGGCCAGCCGTTGCTCCCTCATTGGATTGAACCGAAATTCGACGATTCGAAATGGAAATCTGGCACTGCACCACTGGGATATGGAGAATCGGATATCAGTACCACATTAAATTTTGGCAGTGATCCACAGAAGAAAACGATCACAGCCTGTTTTCGGCACTCGTTTGATATCACAGACGCCAGCCAACTCAAACAGCTGGTATTCATGATTCGCAGCGACGATGGCTGTGTTGTCTATCTGAACGGGAAAGAGGTCATCCGGCACAATCTTCCCCAGGGTCAGATCACAGCAGACACGCGTGCCTTGAAGCGATCCGACGGCCTGGAAGAACGGCTCTACCAGTATTTTAAAATCGATGCGGCTCATCTGGTATCCGGCGCGAATGTGATCGCGATTGAAGTTCATCAGGTGGATTCCCGCAGCAGCGACCTCTTTCTGGATCTGGCTTTGCGTGGCTACCCTGATGATGATTCCTTACGTCCCAAAATGCGGGAACAGGCGCGCCAGGCGACCGTGGATTATCATTCCACACATTTCGTCGGGCCGAAAATCAAAATCCGGGACGGATATGTAGACGGCGGTCGGGGAATGAAGCTGGATGAAAAGGGACAGGCATTTTCCCGGCGCGAGCTGATTATCGTCGACCGCCAGCGTGACGCCGCCCTCAAACAACATCTGGATTTCGCTCATTCCGAGGAATTAAAAGCATTAGTGCCACTCAAACGGGCGACTCGGCTGGCCAAATATGTGGACCAGAATATGTCGCTCGACAAAAACAACCGCTGGAGCACGCCCGCAGTCGTACTCCTGACCAGAGAATATGCGAATGAGGGGGTCATGCTGGGCGATGTGACTCGGCTGTGTGGCGCGGGTGTCTGTCGCCATCGGGCCCTGCTGTTCAAACTGCTGGCCGACGAGGCGGAACTCGACGTGGCGCTGGTCCGCGGCAATTATGGTGATGCCAGCCGTGTGGGCGGACATGCCTGGAACGAATTGTACCTGCCCGATGGCAGACGTTTCATCATTGATACCATGCAGCGACGGATCGTAAACCTGGGATCGGATGGCGGCCAGACCAGCAGCCGCTACCTGACGGTCAAAAATAAACCCTGGTATCCAAAATCAAAACCCGCTGAAGCAGAACAGCCCCAGAACTCTGCGAATTAA
- a CDS encoding glycosyltransferase, translating into MQASIITYWGYATIVFWTILLVPSLIMMIRKRITRCLPETDIPKVWPKISVIVPAKDEAETIEVTLNSLLASDYPHLEIIAVNDRSADETGAIMERVAKEAANQDRASMQIVHITELPADWLGKSHAMHQAAKQATGELLLFTDGDIIFDPNAISEATRVFLHQKLDHLCLLPQLARGGLIEMAFITFFGFLLTGGMFLWLVPTRWHFAYIGIGAFNLVRTEVYQQIGGHAAIKLDVLDDIKLGKLIKNYYYKQDFYLGIEQLKVRWQPSAWGVITGVEKNSFASFHYSLSLVSLATLAFLLFFIAPFIVPFLYPLSQTIGFLITVGLLHLCYATIAVLFASGLRVTPLLFFSSLALAFAIWRSAYITLKNGGVRWRDTIYPLDVLKKNLY; encoded by the coding sequence ATGCAGGCATCGATCATCACTTACTGGGGCTACGCCACCATTGTCTTCTGGACGATCCTGCTGGTTCCTTCGCTTATCATGATGATTCGCAAGCGCATTACCCGCTGTCTACCCGAGACGGATATTCCTAAGGTCTGGCCTAAGATCTCCGTGATTGTTCCCGCCAAAGACGAAGCCGAAACCATCGAAGTCACCCTCAACTCACTACTGGCTTCCGACTATCCGCATCTGGAAATCATTGCCGTCAATGATCGTTCCGCTGATGAAACCGGTGCGATCATGGAACGTGTGGCGAAAGAGGCCGCAAACCAGGATCGCGCCAGCATGCAGATCGTCCACATCACAGAACTGCCTGCGGACTGGCTGGGAAAATCACACGCCATGCATCAGGCCGCCAAGCAGGCAACCGGCGAACTGCTGTTGTTTACGGACGGCGATATCATCTTCGATCCAAACGCGATTTCAGAAGCGACGCGGGTCTTCCTGCATCAGAAACTGGATCACCTCTGCCTGCTGCCTCAGTTGGCGCGGGGCGGGCTGATCGAAATGGCATTCATTACATTCTTCGGCTTCCTGCTCACTGGCGGCATGTTTCTCTGGCTGGTACCGACTCGTTGGCATTTCGCTTATATCGGCATCGGCGCCTTCAATCTGGTCCGTACCGAAGTCTATCAGCAGATCGGCGGGCACGCCGCGATTAAACTGGATGTACTGGATGACATTAAACTCGGCAAACTGATTAAAAACTATTATTATAAACAGGACTTTTATCTGGGCATCGAACAGCTCAAGGTCCGCTGGCAGCCTTCTGCGTGGGGTGTGATTACCGGCGTTGAAAAAAACTCGTTCGCCTCATTTCACTATTCCCTGTCGTTAGTCTCCCTGGCAACGTTGGCATTTCTGCTGTTTTTTATTGCACCCTTTATCGTCCCGTTTCTGTACCCGCTATCACAGACGATCGGCTTTCTGATCACTGTCGGCCTGCTGCATCTCTGTTATGCCACGATTGCCGTTCTATTCGCTTCAGGGCTCCGCGTGACGCCGCTGCTGTTCTTCTCGTCGCTGGCACTCGCCTTTGCCATCTGGCGCTCGGCTTATATCACGCTCAAAAACGGCGGCGTCCGCTGGAGGGATACCATCTATCCCCTGGATGTGCTGAAGAAGAACCTGTATTGA